In a genomic window of Methanogenium sp. S4BF:
- a CDS encoding GTP-binding protein, translating to MDCSRLKIVIFGAYNAGKSTFIRAIDPESHHVEANKCEIPTTVGLDFGRTLINNRKIYLFGTPGQERFEFVRDILSRGMDGAIVVADTTRDLDELTEQICQTLRASGCPYAVFLNKCDHPDSRPGRYSAVTDSVFSPEISAATGRNTAESLRTFLEMHF from the coding sequence ATGGACTGTTCCAGACTCAAGATTGTGATTTTCGGGGCCTATAACGCCGGCAAGTCAACTTTTATACGTGCAATTGATCCGGAATCCCATCATGTCGAAGCAAATAAGTGTGAGATTCCTACAACCGTCGGGCTCGATTTCGGGCGTACGCTGATCAATAACCGGAAGATCTACCTCTTTGGCACACCGGGACAGGAACGGTTTGAATTTGTCCGTGATATCCTCTCCCGTGGTATGGACGGCGCCATAGTCGTGGCTGACACCACGCGTGATCTGGATGAATTAACAGAGCAGATATGCCAGACCCTCAGAGCCTCCGGATGTCCGTATGCCGTGTTTCTGAACAAATGCGATCACCCGGACTCCCGTCCCGGACGTTACAGCGCTGTGACAGATTCGGTCTTTTCTCCGGAGATTTCGGCCGCCACCGGCAGGAATACTGCGGAATCTCTGCGTACATTTCTTGAAATGCATTTCTGA
- a CDS encoding AAA family ATPase: MPVITFTHHKGGTGKTTSCLNCGGFLNKKGKRVLVIDCDPQANATTGLGCDPQEPRKNMYDVFMSGTDEFEAVALKEIIVSTESGIDLCPSSLDLAGAEPYLYEREDRLFVLKEAIKPILRRYSYILIDTPPSMGQFVINGIVAADHVIVTLDNGMFARTGLEALQTIFSDIAEITGTPVSADMAVITRGRMIQEEMTPGEEISRGFRRLLGLKNEETTSREQFEEIVVFCEKFFPNVFTIPYDILIHEAQKQGLPLSEFAPESKAAVVYEEISSAIEKLN, translated from the coding sequence ATGCCGGTAATAACATTTACACACCATAAAGGAGGCACCGGAAAAACTACATCCTGCCTGAATTGCGGAGGTTTTCTTAATAAAAAAGGAAAACGGGTGCTGGTTATTGATTGCGACCCACAGGCAAATGCAACCACCGGTCTTGGATGCGACCCGCAGGAGCCACGGAAGAATATGTATGATGTCTTCATGTCAGGCACAGATGAATTTGAAGCCGTGGCCCTCAAAGAGATCATTGTCTCAACAGAATCAGGGATTGATCTCTGCCCTTCATCACTTGACCTTGCAGGTGCGGAACCATACCTCTATGAACGTGAAGACAGGCTCTTTGTCCTTAAAGAAGCGATAAAACCCATTCTCAGGCGATACAGCTACATCCTGATTGACACTCCGCCCAGCATGGGCCAGTTTGTGATAAACGGGATTGTCGCAGCAGACCATGTGATTGTCACCCTGGACAACGGTATGTTTGCACGAACAGGACTTGAGGCACTGCAGACCATATTCTCAGATATCGCAGAGATTACCGGAACACCCGTCTCAGCGGATATGGCCGTCATCACCCGCGGACGGATGATACAGGAGGAGATGACGCCGGGTGAAGAGATCTCCCGCGGATTCCGGCGCCTTCTCGGGCTGAAAAATGAGGAGACCACTTCACGTGAACAATTTGAAGAGATTGTTGTATTCTGTGAAAAATTCTTCCCGAACGTTTTTACCATACCCTATGACATCCTGATTCATGAGGCACAGAAACAGGGGCTGCCCCTATCAGAGTTTGCACCAGAGAGTAAGGCGGCTGTTGTGTATGAGGAAATATCCTCTGCTATTGAAAAACTGAACTGA